A stretch of DNA from Candidatus Aminicenantes bacterium:
AGATCGTCGTCGACGATGAGACTTCGTTTCGGGGTCATGATGGCTCGCTCTTCCGTCCGGGGGCATTCATCTTAGACAAATAAGGCTTATCGCGCAAGGCGCGGCGGGGATCGGCCGATTCGGATTCTGGACGGAGCCCGCGGGCCGGGGTACAATGCGCCCATCCCGCGAAGGAAGGTGTTCTCATGAAGCGACGCGCGGCCGTCCTCATCGGAATCGTTCTCCTGCTTGGCGTGGCACTGGCAGGCCAGGCGCCGAAAGCCCAGGACAAGGAGACTGATCCCCAGGTGCTCCAGAAGCTCCAATGGTTCCAGGACCAGAAGTTCGGGCTGATGATGCACTGGGGCCCCTACAGCCAGTGGGGAGTCGTCGAATCCTGGAGCATCTGCGCCGAGGACGAGCCCTGGTGCCGTCGCTCCCTGCCCGACTACATCGAATACAAGCGCCGCTACGAGGCCCTGCCCAAGACCTTCAACCCGGTCGAGTTCGACCCGGCCGCCTGGGCCAAAGCGGCCAAGGCCGCCGGCATGCGCTATGTCGTCCACACCACCAAGCACCACGACGGATTCTGCATGTTCGATACCAAGCAGACGGATTACCGGATCACCGGGCCCGGCGTGCCGTTCGCCTCGAACCCGCGGGCCAACAACTACTGGGCCCCGGAGTGGGCCACTCCCGACCGCCACGTCAATTACGACACCGCCAAGTACCCCGAACGCTGGAAGAAGTTCAAGGACTTCACTTACGCCCAGATCGAGGAGCTGATGACCGGCTACGGACCGGTCGACATCCTCTGGCTCGACGGCGGCTGGGTTCAGCCCTACCCGGCCATCCCGGCCGCCTACAAGGGCCTGATCAAGCAGCCCGCCAACCAGGACATCGACATGCCCCGCATCGCGGCCATGGCCCGCAGCCACCAGCCCGGGCTCATCGTCGTCGACCGGGCCGTGGGCGGGCGGTACGAGAACTACCGTACGCCGGAGCAGGAGATCCCCGAAAAGCCCCTCCCCTACGTCTGGGAGACCTGCATGACCATGGGCAATTCCTGGTCCTATGTCCCCAACGACAATTACAAGTCGGCCGGCCGGCTCATCCATCTTCTGGTCGACATCGTCTCCAAGGGCGGCAACTTCCTGCTCAACATCGGGCCTGACGCGCAGGGACGTCTGCCGGCCGAATCCCTGAAGCGGTTGGCCGAGATCGGTGATTGGATGAAGACAAACGGCGAAGCCATCTACAAGACGAGGCCGATCGCTCCCTACAAGGAAGCCAAGACCTGTTTCACCAGCCTGGCCGACGGCACGGTCTATGCCGTCTATCTGGCCGACGAGGACGAAGTGCGGCCGCCCGCCTCGATCATGATCTATTCCCGCCAGGCCAAGCCGGGAGTACGGGTCGAGATGCTCGGCGTCCAAGGCGCGCTCCGCTGGGAGGCCGTGGGCAAGGGCATGCTCATCCACCTCCCCCCGGCTGCGGTCGAAAAACCGCCCTGCCGCCACGCCTGGGCCTTCAAGATCGCCGCTAAGTAAGAAGGGGAGCCGGAGATGACAGATACACCCGGGATTGAAACCAAAAAGCGACGCGCCCCAGCCTTCCGAACGGTCTTTGTCGCTACCGTTGCGATCGCTCTGTTCGTCTTGATTCTTGGGAACCTTCCTCCCATGGATGCTCATGACCACGCCCGCGCCGACGGCCTCGCCGCCCCCGACACGCCGAGCGCCTCGCCCGCCGCCGCGAAGGCCGCATGGCTCAAGGGCTATGCCCGGTCGATCTCCGGCGAGACGATCGGCTATCACTCCTCTTATCCGGATGCGACCTCGGCCCTGTTGGTGCGGGCCACGGACGGCCGGATGGCCGTCGAATGGGAGACAGAGCCCGTCCCGGCCGGATTCGACGCCCCCGAAGCGTCTTTCATCTGGCTCTGCGGGCTGGCTTCCGGGAAAGGCGCCCATCGTTTCGACCTGACGGTCGACGGGCGGCCCGGCTTCTCTTTCCGGACGGCAGCGGGGGCCGGCGACAAGGACTGGGATATTCCCGGCCCCGACGGCTTATCGCTTTCCTTCAAGACGACCCTAGTCGACCAGTTCGGCGAGTTGTTCGGCTTCATGACCCTGCGGGTGCAGCGCGCCGCGCTGACGCCGGGCCGGCCGTTTCGGCTCCGCGTCGCGGGCGAAAACGGCGGCAGCCTTGACTGGCACATGGTGTTCCAATACGAGCTGAAGCCCTTCGTCCAGGCCGCGGGCGAACCGGCGGTTCTGGCCAACGGCGGCCATCCGGGCCCTCACACCACCAGCGGAGACCGCGGTGCGAGTGAGGACGAGGTCGGAAACCTCCCTCGTCAACTCATCCGGATCGCGGTCAGTCACATCGCACCTCCCGCAACGGCCGAGCTCAAGATCGACGGCACGCCGGCCAAGTCCGTCCGGCTGGAGACGGGGTACAACACGTTCTACCTTCCGGTCGCCGCCGTCCAAGCGCCGCGCCGGGCCGTCGTCGAAGTCGTGCCCGCGGGCGGCGAGCCGTCGCGGCTTGAGGTCGACCTGCGGCCGGTGACGCCGCGGACATTCTATCTTCTCCCCCACTCCCACACCGACATTGGGTACTCCTCGCACCAGGTCAAGGTCGAGAGCGACCATCAGGCGTACATCGACCAGGCCGTCGAGCTGATCGGCAAGACCGCCGCCTATCCGGAAGGCGCCCGCTTCAAATGGAACAGCGAGGTTCTTTGGGCGGTCGAGACCTGCCTGCGCCGCGCCCCGGCCGAGAAGCGCGCCGCTTTTTTGCGGGCCGTGCGGGAGGGATCGATCGGGCTGCAGGCCCTGCTGGCCAACGAGCTGACCGGGGTCTGCCATCCCGAGGAGCTGATCGAGCTGACCGCGTACGCCCGCCGCCTCAACCGCGAGTTCGGCTTGGCCATCGATACCGCGATGATTTCCGATATTCCCAGCTATTCATGGGGCATCGTCCCCGCGCTGGCTCTGGCCGGCGTCAAGTACCTGTCCTCCGGTCCCAATTACATGCCCGTCAACGCCGACGGCGGCGACCGTATCGGCGGCGCCCTGAAGGCCTGGGGCGACAAGCCGTTTTACTGGATCTCGCCTTCGGGCCGGGAGAAGATCCTGCTATGGATGGCGGGCCACGGATACTCCTGGTTCCACGGCATGAACATGGGCCAGCTGACCGCGGACAAGGGCCAGCCGGTCTTCGATTATTGCCGCGAGCTTGAGGCCAAGGGCTATCCCTATGAGATGGTCCAGGTCCGTTACACCGTCGGCGGCGACAACGGCCCCCCTGATCCGGCTCTGCCCGACGTCGTGCGCCGCTGGAACGAGGCCTTCGTGACCCCGAAGCTGGCCATCGCCACAGCCGGGGAGATGTTCGCGGCCTTCGAGAAACGCTACGGCGCGACCCTCCCCTCGGTCAAGGGTGATTTCACTCCCTATTGGGAGGACGGCGCGGGATCAACGGCCCGAGAATCCGCCCTGAACCGGAGGTCCGTCGTCCGGCTCCTGCAAGCCGAAACGCTCTGGGCCATGCTCGACCCAAAGGGATATCCGGCACCCGCGTTCGATGAGGCTTGGCGCCAAGCCCTGCTCTGGGACGAGCACACTTGGGGCGCCTCCGATTCGGTCAGCGACCCCGAGGGCGAAAACGCCAAGTCGCAGTGGGTTTATAAACAGGCTTTTGCCCTGGAAGCCGACAAGCGCTCGCGCGAGCTTTTGGCCGCGATCATCGGCCGGGACGATAAAAGCGGATCGGCGCAGTTCCGCGTCTTCAACACCTGCTCTTTCGAGCGAACCGGAGCCGTCATCGCCCCGGCCGGTCCCGCCGCCCGGGGCGACCGGGTCGTCGACGAGATGGGGCGGCCGGTCCCCTCGCAACGGCTCAAGGACGGCACCCTGGCGGTCCTGGCCGCGGGAGTCCCGGCCTTCAGCGAAAAAGTCTTCACCATCGGACCGGGCCTGCCGGGGCGCGGCACCGTCGCGACAGCCTCGGGACCGGTGTTGAAGAACGACAGAATGGAAGCGGCTATCGATCCCGTCTCGGGCGCGGTTAAAAGCCTGCGCTGGCTGGAAAAAGGCGGCCTCGAGCTTGTCGACTCCGGCGCGCTCCCCGGCCTCAATTCCTATCATTATGTCCCCGGCCTCGACCCCAAGACCGCGGCGGGCGTTAAAAGCGGCCGGATTTCGGTCGGAGAGACTGGTCCGCTCGTCGCCTCCATTGTTGTGGAGTCCGAAGCACCCGGCTGTCGCGGCCTGCGCCGGGAATACCGGTTGACCGCAGGCTCGAGCCGGCTCGAGATCATCGATCGGCTGGACAAGTCGATGATCCGGACCAAGGAATCGGTCCATCTCGGATTCCCCTTCCGGGTGCCCGGCGGGACTCTACGCTTCGACCTGGGCTGGGGCTGGATCGAACCGGGCCGGGACCAGATCGCCGGCTCCTGCCTGGATTTCTATTGCCCGCAGAACGCAGCCGACATCTCCAACGGCGACTGGGGCGTCACCTGGGTGACCCTCGACGCGCCCCTGGCCGAGCTGGGGCGGATGACCGATGAATCGCGCGGCCCGAAAGGGACAAGGACCTGGCGGACATCCGTCGAGCCCTCCCAGACCGTCTATTCCTACGCCATGAACAACTACTGGCACACCAACTACAAGGCCGACCAGGGGGGGCCGGTCGAGCTGCGCTACGCCATCGAGCCCCACGCCGGAAGCGGACGCGAGATCGCCAAGCGGATCGGGCAGGACGCCGAGCGGCCGCTGATCGTCACGTCCGCGGCCGCGTCGGCCGCGCGCCCGATTCCGGCCCTTTCGAATCCGGACATCGTCGCCACCTCGCTCAAGCCGGTCGACGGCGGCTCGGCTCTGCTTTTACGCGTCTTTAACGCCTCGGACCGGCCGGCCGAAATCCGGCTGCCGCCGCTAGCGGGTTTGCATGTCTTCCGGGCCGATGTCGACGGCGGGCGGGGCGCGGCCCTGGCCGGCCCCCTCCTCCTGGCGGCCCGCGAGATCGTCAGCCTGCGGCTTGAATTCGCCCCGTGATCGGGCTAGAATGATTACAGCAATTTGACAGGTTTTGTAAGTTTAGTGAAGGGAGACAGTCCATGAACACGGTCAAGGATCTGCTGAACGAAAAAAGCTCCACGGTCTGGTCGATATCGCCCAAGGCCAAGGTCTTCGACGCCCTTAAGCTAATGAGTGAGAAGCAGATCGGCGCCTTGATGGTCATGGACGAGAAGGGCGAGACGGCCGGCATCATCACCGAGCGCGACTACGCCCGCAAGATCATCCTGCTGGGCAAGACCTCCAAAGAGACCGCGGTCGAGGAGATCATGACCCCGGTCGATAAGATGTACTACATCAAGCCCGCCAACACCGTCGAGGAGTGCATGGTCCTGATGACGGCCAAGCACGTCCGCCATCTCCCGGTCTGCGACGAAGGCAAGTTCGCCGGGCTGGTCTCGATCGGCGACGTCGTCAAGTCGATCATCTCCGAGAAGGAGACCCTGATCAACCAGCTCAGCGATTACATCGGCGGCAAATACCTGTAGCCCGGAGCGGGGGGGAGGTTTTCATGCGGCTGGCTTGGTTCTTCGTCATTCTGGCCTTGTTGGGCGGGATTGTCCTTGGCCAAGTCCCTCCCGACCAGGTCGTGGAAGTCCGGGTCGCCCAGGGAGACACAGTCGGGGCGATCGCGAAAATGTATCTGGCGAATCCCGCGGATTGGCGCGAGATCGCCCGGATCAATCGTCTCTCGAATCCGGACCGGATCAGCCCGGGCCAGATTCTGATCATCCCCGTTCGTCTGCTCCGGGAGGCTCCGGCCGAAGGCGTCGTCGACTTCCTCAGCGGAACGGCCGAAGTTCAGGCGCCGGGGAGCTCCGTCTGGACGCCGCTCGCGCTGCGGAGCCGGATTTCCGAAGGGAGCCTGGTTCGAACGCGCGAGGCCAGCGTCCTCGAAATCGCCTTTGAAAACGGCGATTCCTGTCTTCTTCGGCCGCAGACGACCCTCGGCCTTTCAACGCTGCGCCGGCAGGGAGGTTCGATCTTCAAACATCTCTTCCTCCAGGCGGGGAAAGTCATCACCCGGATCCGCAAAGCGACAGGAGCGGAATCCCGGACCGAAATCCAAACCCCCTCCGCCCAATGCGCCGCCCGCGGGACCATTTTCCGAACCTCGGCCGGGGCAGACGGCACTTCCCGAGCCGAAGTCTTGGAGGGGACCGTCGTCGTCGAGGCGATGCGGACGCCCATCGACGTGCCCCCCGGCTTCGGAACGGCCGTCCGCAAAGGCGAAGCGCCGCTCCCGCCCAAAGCCCTCCTCCCCGGCCCCCAGCCCGTCGGCTTCGAGACGGTTTACCGAGCTCTGCCGTTCGCCATTCGGTACGACCCGCGACCGGGGGTCGTCGCCTATACCGCAGCCCTGACCAAGGACCGCGAGGGACGGGACGTCGCCGTCGAGGCGACCTTCCAGCCGGGGGACCCTTTCCGCGTCGAATCCGTCCCGGACGGGCTGTACTATCTGCAAGCCCGGGCCATGGACGATTTGGGGCTTGAAGGCCTCCCCGCCGATCCCGTCGAAGTCCATGTCCGGACCCGACCGGGGCCTCCCTCGATCGCGGCCCCCCTTGGAGGGTTCCGCCGGCAAATCGGCGCGTTGCCGCTGACTTGGCCAAAAGAGGAGGGCGCCGAGGGCTATCGAGTCCAAGTCTCGGAGGACCCGGTTTTTGCCAAGATCGTTTCCGAGAGAATCGAGTCCGGTCCGACATCGAGCCTGCCTTGGCCCGCGATGGGGACGTTTTACTTCCGGGCTCGGTCGATGGCGGCCGGCGGCTTCGAGAGCGCCTGGTCTCCCCCGATCACGGTGACGGTCGTTCCGCCGCTGGCCGCGCCCGTCCTGGAGAAACCGCGGATCAAAGGATCCTGGGTCCTTCTCCGTTGGAAAGATCTCGGGGCAGGCAAGCTGTTTCGCTGCCAAGTCGCCGAAGATGCTCGGTTCATGCGACTGATTCACGACTCCTTAGTCTCGGCCGGAAGCCTTGATATCGCGAAGCCATTGGCGGCGGGAATTTATTACGTCCAGATCAAGGCGCTCGACGGCGAGGGTGGGGAAAGCCCCGCCTCGGCCCCGGAAACCTTCAAGATCGGCCGCGGCCTATTGAGCTGGTGTACTCCCTGCATGATTCTCCCCCTGGTTTTGCTCCTGGTCCTCCTCCTCTGATCATGCCGCGGCCACGCCTCCGTCGCGAGTTGGCTGCCGTCCTGGCCGCCTTGAGCCTACTCCTCGTCATCGAGGCCTTGGGTTTTTTCGAGGGATTCGATCGCTCTTTCTATGATCTTTCGTTCCGGCTCCGGGGCGCCATCCCCGGAGACCGCACCATCCTCATCGCCGCCGTCGACGATCGGACTCTGGCCCGGCTCGGGCGATGGCCGATCCGACGCCGCTATTATGCTCAACTGCTCGACGCCGCCGCGGGAGCCCGGGCTGTCGGCCTGGATTTCCTGCTGGCCGAATCCTCCGAGGACGATGGGCTTCTCTCCGCCGCCATCCGACGCCACGGCCGCGTCGTGCTGCCCATCGCCATCACCCCGCGCAACGAGATCTCGCTCCCCTTCTCTCCGCTCGACGGCCTGAGGCATGGCCATGTCCAGATCGAGCCCGGGCCCGATGGGATCGTGCGAAGCGTTTATCATACGCTCCATACCACCGCGGCCATCCTGCCGTCATTCGCCTCCGTTCTTTACGAAATCGCGGCCGCTCGGCCGCTCCGGCGCAGCGCCGTCCCGAACGGCCGCAAGCCCGGGCCGGGGACGATCCGCCAAGAGGATGAATCGGCCATCGACTTTTACGGTCCGCCGGGGACGTTCGAATCCATTTCACTCGTCGACATTCTTGATGGGCTTTACCCGGCCTCGTTTTTCCGGGACAAAATCCTGCTGGCCGGCTTGACCGTGCCGGGTCTCGGGGACCAGCTTATGGTCCCCTTCACCGAAGACAGGAACACGATGTCCGGCGTCGAAATCCACGCCCAGATCCTGAGCAATCTGCTCGACGGCCGGGCCATCCGCCCGGTCGGCCGGATCCTCCGATGGCCTGCTGTGCTGCTGGGCGCCCTCTTGTTTTACCTTCCGCTGCGGCGGAAGTCCGAGGCCGTCTCGGTTCTTTTTTTGGCCGCGGCCCTGGCTGGGATGGCCGTCGCTTCGTACGGCCTTTTCGCCAAGCTCGAAACTTGGGTTCGCCCGGTCCTGTTCGGGTTCGCCGCCGTGGCCGCGTTCGGGCTGGCCTATTTCTTCCGGCTCGACGAAGCCGCGCGCCGCTTGGA
This window harbors:
- a CDS encoding alpha-L-fucosidase, which codes for MKRRAAVLIGIVLLLGVALAGQAPKAQDKETDPQVLQKLQWFQDQKFGLMMHWGPYSQWGVVESWSICAEDEPWCRRSLPDYIEYKRRYEALPKTFNPVEFDPAAWAKAAKAAGMRYVVHTTKHHDGFCMFDTKQTDYRITGPGVPFASNPRANNYWAPEWATPDRHVNYDTAKYPERWKKFKDFTYAQIEELMTGYGPVDILWLDGGWVQPYPAIPAAYKGLIKQPANQDIDMPRIAAMARSHQPGLIVVDRAVGGRYENYRTPEQEIPEKPLPYVWETCMTMGNSWSYVPNDNYKSAGRLIHLLVDIVSKGGNFLLNIGPDAQGRLPAESLKRLAEIGDWMKTNGEAIYKTRPIAPYKEAKTCFTSLADGTVYAVYLADEDEVRPPASIMIYSRQAKPGVRVEMLGVQGALRWEAVGKGMLIHLPPAAVEKPPCRHAWAFKIAAK
- a CDS encoding CHASE2 domain-containing protein yields the protein MPRPRLRRELAAVLAALSLLLVIEALGFFEGFDRSFYDLSFRLRGAIPGDRTILIAAVDDRTLARLGRWPIRRRYYAQLLDAAAGARAVGLDFLLAESSEDDGLLSAAIRRHGRVVLPIAITPRNEISLPFSPLDGLRHGHVQIEPGPDGIVRSVYHTLHTTAAILPSFASVLYEIAAARPLRRSAVPNGRKPGPGTIRQEDESAIDFYGPPGTFESISLVDILDGLYPASFFRDKILLAGLTVPGLGDQLMVPFTEDRNTMSGVEIHAQILSNLLDGRAIRPVGRILRWPAVLLGALLFYLPLRRKSEAVSVLFLAAALAGMAVASYGLFAKLETWVRPVLFGFAAVAAFGLAYFFRLDEAARRLDAKSRTLVARLSGAAAGTAESPVVKAGLAGFLSTQGLNAKIARLLAAEDRYESGLEETVRDRTRDLQEALSVINKMSNEMILRLARAVESRESGTGEHITRIGLYVERLARRLKQTPEEVERLTFASFMHDLGKIGIPDRILLKQGPLTTEEYAVMKEHTRIGERILAKSDHPKIQLSGVIALHHHEKWNGQGYPQGLRGEEIPFEARIVAICDQYDSLRSPRPYKPGFDHVTAVRIILEGDGRTRPGDFDPEVARAFSDLSPEFESIYDAHPSH
- a CDS encoding FecR domain-containing protein, which codes for MRLAWFFVILALLGGIVLGQVPPDQVVEVRVAQGDTVGAIAKMYLANPADWREIARINRLSNPDRISPGQILIIPVRLLREAPAEGVVDFLSGTAEVQAPGSSVWTPLALRSRISEGSLVRTREASVLEIAFENGDSCLLRPQTTLGLSTLRRQGGSIFKHLFLQAGKVITRIRKATGAESRTEIQTPSAQCAARGTIFRTSAGADGTSRAEVLEGTVVVEAMRTPIDVPPGFGTAVRKGEAPLPPKALLPGPQPVGFETVYRALPFAIRYDPRPGVVAYTAALTKDREGRDVAVEATFQPGDPFRVESVPDGLYYLQARAMDDLGLEGLPADPVEVHVRTRPGPPSIAAPLGGFRRQIGALPLTWPKEEGAEGYRVQVSEDPVFAKIVSERIESGPTSSLPWPAMGTFYFRARSMAAGGFESAWSPPITVTVVPPLAAPVLEKPRIKGSWVLLRWKDLGAGKLFRCQVAEDARFMRLIHDSLVSAGSLDIAKPLAAGIYYVQIKALDGEGGESPASAPETFKIGRGLLSWCTPCMILPLVLLLVLLL
- a CDS encoding CBS domain-containing protein translates to MNTVKDLLNEKSSTVWSISPKAKVFDALKLMSEKQIGALMVMDEKGETAGIITERDYARKIILLGKTSKETAVEEIMTPVDKMYYIKPANTVEECMVLMTAKHVRHLPVCDEGKFAGLVSIGDVVKSIISEKETLINQLSDYIGGKYL